The Schistocerca nitens isolate TAMUIC-IGC-003100 chromosome 7, iqSchNite1.1, whole genome shotgun sequence genome contains a region encoding:
- the LOC126194675 gene encoding trafficking protein particle complex subunit 4 translates to MVVYGVYIVSKSGGLIFNHDHNVPKIETEKTFSYPLDIKLIYENKKIIVVFGQRDGIMVGHVLISVNGIPVTGRQLDDGRDVFEVLENEENFPLNLRFGRSKMTTNEKIFLASMFYPLFAIASQLSPEPRSSGIEVLEADTFKLHCFQTLTGVKFMVVAEPQQQGMEVLLKKIYELYSDYALKNPFYSLEMPIRCELFDTHLQSLLDNIEKQGVSNV, encoded by the exons ATGGTTGTGTACGGTGTTTACATCGTATCGAAGTCTGGTGGTCTGATATTTAATCATGATCACAATGTACCAAAAATTGAGACAGAAAAAACGTTCAGTTATCCCTTGGATATTAAGcttatatatgaaaataaaaagataataGTTGTTTTTGGTCAGAGGGATGGTATAATGG TTGGACATGTCTTAATCTCAGTGAATGGGATACCAGTCACAGGGAGACAACTGGATGATGGTAGAGATGTATTTGAAGTTTTAGAAAATGAAGAGAATTTTCCTCTTAACTTGAGATTTGGAAGATCTAAAATGACTACCAATGAAAAAATTTTCTTGGCCAGCATGTTCTATCCACTCTTTGCAATTGCAAGTCAGTTAAGTCCGGAGCCAAGGAGTTCTGGAATTGAAGTACTGGAAGCAGATACCTTTAAACTCCACTGTTTTCAGACACTTACAG gaGTAAAATTCATGGTGGTAGCAGAACCTCAACAACAAGGGATGGAGGTCCTGCTAAAGAAAATTTATGAACTGTATTCAGACTATGCACTGAAAAACCCATTTTACTCATTAGAGATGCCAATAAGATGTGAACTATTTGATACTCATCTCCAAAGTTTACTTGATAATATAGAAAAACAAGGAGTAAGTAATGTATAG